From the Comamonas sp. lk genome, the window CACACCGCCGGCACCAGGCACGTTGTCGACCACCACGGCTTGCTTGAGTCGCTCACCCAGCTTCTGGCCGATCAGACGGGCCGTGGTGTCCACATTGCCACCGGCGCTGAAGGGCACGATCAGGGTGATGGGCTTGGAGGCCGGCCATGCATCTGGAGCAGCCAGGGCGACAGGAGCGGACAGGGTGGCGGCCACCATCAAGGCGGAGCTGGCGACAAAAGTGCGACGTGAAGTGAGCATGGGCTGGCAGCGTGATAGCGGAGTCGGAGACGAAGGTGCAAGCGTCACAGTGCGCACCATCGCTATGGTGCCTCTGCAGCTTGCAGCTGAATGCACAGCCGGGAAGACAGTCCACTGCGTATTGCAGCGATCTCCCGGCCTATGGGCCTGGCTGCGATTATCCCAGCGCACCGAACCGCAATACATAAAAGGAACTACTTAGCAAGCGTAGTTCACCTTAGACAAATGGGTCAGTCTTTGGCATTGGGGAATATGCGGGGCGGGCGCGGTATGGCGACTGATGAGAATCAACAGCCATGCTCACACCCAGTCAAGTCATTGTTCTCGCCACACCGGTGTTCTTCGGGCTGATCGCCATCGAATGGTGGATCAGCCTGCGACGTGGGCGCAATGCCTATGCCCTGGCCGATGCCATCAGCTCGCTCAACCTGGGCGTGCTGAGCCAGACCAGCGCCGTCTTCACCAAGCTGCTGACTCTGGGCATTTACACCGCCATCGCCAGCCATGCGGCCCTGTGGATCAATGATGCCTTCTGGCTGAGTCTGCCCGGCTGGCTGCTGGCTCTGGTGTTCTACGATTTTTGCTATTACTGGCTGCACCGCATGGGCCATGAGGTCGGCGCGCTCTGGGCGGCACACGCCGTGCACCACCAGAGCCAGGCCTACAACCTCTCCACCGCCCTGCGCCAGACCAGCTCCGGCGCCCTGCTGGGCTGGATTTTCTATCTGCCCATGGCACTGGCCGGCGTGCCGCCTCTGGTGTTTGCCGTGGTCGGCCTCATCGATCTGCTCTACCAATTCTGGGTGCATACCGAGCAGGTCAAAAAGCTGGGCTGGTTTGACCGCTGGTTCTGCTCACCCAGCAATCACCGCGTGCACCATGCCGTCAACGACCGATATCTGGACCGAAACTACGGCGGCATCTTCATCTTCTGGGACCGGCTGTTTGGCACTTTCAAGGCAGAAGACGAGCGCGAGCCCTGCGTCTACGGCACGCGCGGTCTGCTCAACAGCTGGGACCCGCTGTGGGCCAATACCACCGTGTACCGCCAGCTGGCCCATGACAGCTGGCACGCAAGAAACTGGGCGGACAAGCTCCGGATCTGGCTCAAGCCGCCGGGCTGGCGGCCGGCCGATGTAGCTCAGCGCTTTCCCAAGCCGGCCTTTGATCTGGACGCCCACCGCACACTCTTCGCTCCCGCCATGAGCCAACGGCTGCGCTGGTTTGCCAGCCTGCAGTTTGTCGTCCTGGTGGCCGGCACCTCGTTTTTTCTCTGGAATGCGGACCAGTCGCCACTGGCCAACAATCTGATCTGGTTTGGCGTGCTGCTGACCAGCCAGTGGGCGCTTGGCGCCGTCATGCAGGCACGCATAGGCGCATGGATGGCGTTGATGCTGCAATCGGGCGCTCTGGCCACCGCCACGGCAGCCCTGGGCTGGCAGGAATGGCACTGGCTGTTCAAACCGGCGACCATGGTTTTTACTATTTTTTATGTAGCTACATACGCTGAATTCGAAAAGGGAACAGCACAAAAACATTCCAAATCTGCAAAGCACTGGCTGCTGGCAGCACTGGCGCTCTCCATGCTGGGCGATGTCTTTCTGATGCTGGATGGGCTGTTCATTCCGGGGCTGGTGAGCTTTTTACTTGCCCATCTTTGCTACATCGCCTTGTTCAAGCAAAACGCCCCATGGTTTGCCAACCGCAGGGCGATGGTTTTGATTGGACTCATCGCCCTGACCATGTACGGCTATCTATGGCAAGGCGGCCTGCCCGCCGAACTGCGCATTCCCGTGCTGGCCTATGTCGGCGTGATAGCCACCATGGCAGCCCAGGCCTGGGGCTGCTACCGGGTGCAGCCAAATCGCGGCACTTTGCTGGTCGCCCTGGGAGCCAGTTTTTTCATGCTCAGCGACTCGATTCTGGCCATCAACCGCTTTGTGCAGCCCCTGCCCTGGTCTGCCATCTGGGTGCTCAGCAGCTACTACCTGGCTCAGGCTTTGATTGTGCAAGGCAGCTTGAAAAGGCGCGACTCGACCTCATCCAGTGAAGAAGCGGGCAGCATATCGACGGGCATGGCATCCCCCTCGGGTTTGACCTGATACCGGTAGCGAGGCGATAATTAGCGCTTCGCAATTCAAGGAGTCCCTACGTGGACAGTGCCAGTTCAACCAGTGATTTAACGCAAGCCGCAATGGCTGCGCTGCTGGCCGTCTGACAGACTCCCCCGGACCGGGAGCCTGCACCGGCAGCCCCGCTCCCTTGCCCTGCGATTTTTCGCAAATCCCCTGTTTTTCTCCACAGAGATGCCTGCGCCTTGCTGCGCAGAATTGCCATCGCTGCGGCAGCCATGGTGTGCTCCTCGCATCTGAAGCGCACAGAAAAACCGATGCGGCTTTGCCATTTCACTGAGATTTTTAGCGCCGATGTCTGAGCCTCGCCTTGTTGTGCGTGGAACACGACCGCGCTGAAACGTTTGCGCTGCATTGCCATTGGGTCACTCCCCCAGCCTCAGCCAGGAGAACGCCATGACCTATCGCATCGCCCATTCGCTACGCCAGCTGTTGCCCCGTTTGAGCACCGCCGGCAAGCCGCATCGCAGGGATGAGGCCAGCCGCTGCGCGACAAGCGCCGCCGCCCCAGACCTTTGCATAGACAGCCTGTGCTCGACCCAGGTGCTTGATGCGCAAACCAGCTGGCCCACGCACCGCATTCGCAGCTTTTTGAGCGCCAAGCACCGCTGAGCGCTGCACGCTTTGTGCAGCGGCTTATTCCCCTCTTGAAAGGAACAGGTATGGACCCCGATCCGAGTCGATCTAGCGGCGCGCCCGTGATGGCGCGTACTCCCGCCTGCGTGTTCACCTTTGGGCGTCACGCAGCTCTCCCCCCTGCAACCCGCAGCGATCACAGCAACTGATGCGTCACGCCAGGTGCTGAACTCCTGCGGCTGCGCCCCAAGGAGTTCACCCCATGCAAGCCCTGCATTTTCTGAACCGGCACCAACACACCACCTCGGCTCCCATAGGCAGCAACGCCACCCACCACAGCCTGCATTACGCTCTCAGCACCGCGCTTGCCGAGCGCCGCACCGACGTGCTGCGGCATCTGGCACAGCGCCATGACAGCGCCCTGATGGCCCAGGCACTGATTTGCCTGAATTCGCGCCAGCGTGCCGATCTGCTTTCGCTACTCAATCCAGAGCAGCGTCTCAGCATCCATGCAGAATTGCCACGCCATGCTCAAAAACAGTGGAATTTGACGCAGCGCTGCCAACAGCCTGCGCGGCGTCGGCTTTTTCAGCGTTTCATGAAGCAATGGCGTCATCCGCTGTCATGGCTGCGCCCACGCTTGACGCACCATGCAGACAACTGAGAGGAAGCGGCCATGCGAATTCTCAAAAACCTGTTTCACGCTTTCCTGCGCAGCCGTCGCTTTGCCGGCCTGTTTGAACGCCATCTCATGCCTGGGCGCGGGCCGCTGCCCGACGAAAGCATCCCCCAGGAACTGAACAGGGGGCTACAACATGCCGCGCAAAGCGATGCCGCTCAGTTGCTGACACAGCTGGACAGCAGCACCAAGGGGCTGACCCATTCACAGGCCCAATACCTGCTCTCACAGCTAGGGCCCAATGAGGTCGCGCACGAAAAACCGCTACCCGCCTGGCTGCACCTGTGGCATTGCTACAAGAATCCGTTCAATCTGCTGCTGACGGTGCTGGCCATCGTGTCCTATGTCACAGAAGACGAAAAAGCCACCGTCGTCATAGGCTCCATGGTGCTGCTGTCCACCTTGCTGCGCTTTGTCCAGGAAGGAAAATCCAACCGGGCGGCCGCGCGCCTGCAGGCCTTGGTCAGCAACAAAGCCACGGTGCGGCGCAGAGCCGACGATCCGGCAACACCTGCGGTCTTTCAGGACAGCGGCCTGAACCCGGATGCCCAGACTCACGAGATCCCGCTGCGCGATATGGTTCCGGGTGATGTGGTGGTGCTGTCTGCCGGCGACATGATTCCCGCCGACTGCCGTGTGCTGAGTGCCAAGGATCTTTTTGTCAGCCAGGCCGCCATGACCGGCGAATCGCTGCCCGTAGAGAAATTCGCGACAGTGGGCGACTCAGGGCAAGCAGCGTCGGTGCTGGAAGCCGGCAATCTGCTCTTCATGGGTAGCAATGTGGTGTCTGGCGCGGCCACCGCCTTGGTGATTGCCACCGGCAATCACACCTACTTTGGAACTTTAGCCACGCGCGTCACGCACAGCGACCGTGCACCGACCGCATTCGAAAAAGGTGTCAACAGCGTCAGCTGGCTGCTGATCCGCTTTGCAGCCGTCATGGTCCCCGTGGTGCTGTTCATCAACGGCTATACCAAGGGCGATTGGGGCGAGGCCTTTTTGTTTGCCCTGTCGGTTGCCGTGGGCCTGACGCCCGAGATGCTGCCCATGATTGTGACAACCACCCTGGCCAAGGGCGCCGTGGCTTTATCTCGGCAGAAAGTGGTGGTCAAGCGGCTGGATGCCATTCAGAATTTTGGCGCCATGGACGTGCTTTGCACCGACAAGACCGGAACCCTGACCCAGGACAGGATCGCACTGGAGCGCCATACCGATGTACTGGGACAACCCAGCGACGAGGTGCTGCAGTTCGCCTATCTGAACAGCTACTACCAGACCGGCCTGAAAAACCTGCTGGATCACGCCGTGCTGGAACATGTGGAGCTGCAGCCACAGCTGCATGTCAGCGAAGACTATCGCAAGGTGGACGAGATACCGTTTGACTTTCAGCGCAGACGCATGTCCGTGGTCGTGGCCGAACGCAACCACCACCATGAACTGATCTGCAAGGGTGCAGTCGAGGAAATTCTGCAGGTGTGCACGCGGCTGCGCCAGGGTGATGCACTGCTGGAGCTGACTCCGGAGCGTCGCAGCCAGGTGCTCGCCGTGACCGAGGGACTGAACCACGAAGGGCTGCGTGTGGTGGCCGTGGCCATGAAGGAAGTGCCGCCCGACAAAAACACCTATGGCATTGGCGACGAGGCAGAACTCACCTTGATCGGCTATGTGGCTTTTCTGGACCCCCCCAAGGAATCCACCCCTGCGGCCATTGCCGCGCTGCTGCAGCACGGCGTGGCCGTGAAGGTTCTCACCGGCGACAACGAACTGGTGGCCCGCAAGGTATGCCGCGATGTGGGCCTGCAAGTGGATTCCGTCCTGTTGGGCAGCACCATCGAGGCCATGGATGAGGCCACGCTTCGCAGCGTGGTGGATCAACAGGTCTTGTTTGCCAAACTCACGCCGCTGCACAAGGAACGCATCGTGCAGGCTCTGCGCGCCAACGGCCACATCACGGGATTCATGGGCGATGGCATCAACGACGCGCCCGCCCTGCGTGCGGCCGATATCGGCATCAGCGTGGACAGCGCCGTGGATATTGCCAAGGAGGCCGCCGACATCATCTTGCTGGAAAAAAGCCTGCTGGTGCTGGAGCAAGGCGTGGTGGAAGGACGGCGCACCTTCAGCAACATGCTCAAGTACATACGCATGACGGCCAGCTCCAATTTCGGCAATGTGTTCTCGGTGCTGATCGCCTCGGCCTTCATTCCGTTCCTGCCCATGCTGCCCATGCAGCTGCTGATGCAAAACCTGCTCTATGACATCTCGCAGATTGCCATCCCTTTTGACCATGTAGACGAGGAACTCGTTGCCAGGCCCTTGCACTGGAACCCGCAGGACTTGGGTCGCTTCATGATGTTCTTTGGCCCGATCAGCTCGCTGTTTGATGTGACTACTTTCGCCCTGATGTGGTGGGTCTTTCATGCCAACACGCCAGAGCAGCAAACCCTGTTCCAGTCGGGATGGTTCGTGGTGGGTTTGCTGACGCAGACACTGATCGTGCACATGATCCGCACGCCCAAGATTGCATTTGTGCAAAGCCGTGCCTCCTGGCCGCTGCTGATCATGACGGGCGTCATCATGGCCATAGGCATTTTTCTTCCCATGGGTCCTCTGGCCAGCTACTTCAAGCTCCAGACCCTGCCCGCCAGCTACTTTCTATGGCTGCTGGTCATCCTGCTGGCCTATGCTGCTCTCACCACTTTGGCCAAGCGTTACTACATCCGCCGCTTTGGCTGGCAATAAGCAACACACGACATCTCATGCAATCTCTACAAAGCTTTCAGTTGGCGGCCACCATGAACACGGTGCTGTGCCTGTTCGTCGCCTTTGTCTGCGGCGGCATCATTGGCCTGGAGCGCCAGATACGCCAGCGCACCGCCGGTCTTAGAACCAACACCCTGGTGGCCCTGGGCGCAGCCGTATTTGTCGATCTGGCCATGCGCCTCGCGGGTGCGGAGGGTGCCACCCGCGTGATCTCCTATGTGGTCTCCGGTGTGGGCTTTCTGGGCGCGGGCGCCATCATGAAGGAAGGCGCCAACATCACGGGGCTGAACACTGCCGCCACGCTATGGGGTTCGGCCGCCGTAGGTGCCTGCGCCGGTTCGGGCCTGCTGCCCGAGGCCGGCATCGCCACCTTGTTCGTTCTGGCCAGCAACACCTTGCTGCGCCCGGTGGTCAACTACATCAACCGCCACCCGGTGGCCGAGCATGCTGGCGAAGCCACTTACTATTTTTATGCAATTTGCCAGCAAGACGCTCAGGCGGATGTGCGCGAACAGATTCAGGAGCTGCTGGAGGCGGCCAACTATCCGGTGCGCACGGTGGAAAAGCACGACATCCAGCCCAACAAAACAGAAATCGAGGCCGAACTGTTTGCCACGGCTGTCCATGCACAGGAGCTGGATCAGGTCATCACCCAGATTGAAGCCCTGCCCGGCGTGCTGCAAGCGTTCTGGAGCGCAGGTCCGCAAAACAATTGACTCCCTTAGCCGCTGACGCGGCTTTCCCTATGGGACGGCGACTTCGCTGCGAATCGACTCTGATATGGGGCGCGCCAGTTTGAGCGCTTATGTCGATGCATCGTCGCCCGGCGCAGGCAGGCCCAGGTGCAGATAGGCGGCCTTGGTCGCCATGCGCCCGCGCGGCGTGCGCTGCAAAAAGCCCTGCTGAATCAGATAGGGCTCAATCACATCCTCAATGGTGCCGGACTCCTCACCAATGCTGGCGGCGATATTGTCCAGCCCCACCGGTCCGCCATCAAAGCGATGCACCACGGCTTCGAGCAGCTTTCTGTCCATCACATCAAAGCCTTGCGGGTCCACGTCCAGCATGGCCAGGGCCAGGTCTGCAATCTCGCGGGTGATGCGGCCATCGCTTTTGACATCGGCATAGTCGCGCACGCGGCGCAGCAGGCGGTTGGCAATACGCGGCGTGCCGCGCGAGCGGCGGGCGATTTCAAAACAGCCTTCGTCGTCAATCGGTGCCTTGAGCAGGCCGGCGCTGCGGCGCACGATGCGCGACAGCTCCTCGGAGGTGTAGAACTCCAGCCGCGCCACGATGCCGAAGCGGTCGCGCAGCGGATTGGTCAACATGCCGGCCCGCGTGGTGGCCCCCACCAGCGTGAAAGGCTGCAGATCGAGCTTGATGGAACGCGCCGCCGGACCTTCGCCAATCATGATGTCGATCTGGTAGTCCTCCAGCGCCGGGTAGAGGATTTCCTCGACCACGGGGCTCAAGCGGTGGATTTCATCGATGAACAGCACATCGTTGGCCTCCAGATTGGTCAGCAGTGCTGCCAGATCCTTGGGTTTTTCCAGCACCGGGCCGCTGGTCTGGCGCAGATTCACGCCCAGCTCGGCCGCAATGATGTGGCTCAGCGTGGTCTTGCCCAGCCCTGGCGGGCCGAACAGCAGCACATGGTCCAGCGCTTCGCTGCGCTTTTTGGCAGCGCCGATAAAGATTTCCAGCTGCTCGCGGGCCTTGGTCTGGCCCACGTATTCATCGAGCAGCTTGGGGCGCAGAGCGCGTTCCAGCGCTTCCTCGCCCACGGACGAATGCCCAGCCGACACCATGCGCGGCGCAGCGGCTGATGGGTCGCCGGCCTCGCCACGTGCCTTGCGTGCGGGTTGTCCAGGGGCGGGGCTGGCCGCAAATTCGTCCACATGAATCGTCATGCCGCAGATTGTGCCCTAAGCGGGCATTACCACTGATTAAAAATACAGGTAGCAACCAAAACCCACAGTTGCCTGACCCTGGATCGTCCGGGTTTGCGCACAATGGGCGGCAACCACTTTCAGGAAACTGCATGCCGACTTCCAGCCTACGCACTCTGGTCTGTACCGCCGCCCTGCTCTGCACTGCTACCGTGCAAGCCGCTTTGAAGGTGGGCGATGTCGCCCCCACGTTCAGGGCGCCTGCCGCCGTGGCAGGCAAGGCTTTTGATTTCGACATGGCGGCCGCCCTGAAGAAGGGGCCGGTGGTGCTGTATTTCTTCCCCAAGGCCTTCACCCAGGGCTGCACGCTGGAGGCCCATGCTTTTGCCGAGGCTACACCGCGGTTTGCGGCCATGGGGGCCACCGTGGTGGGTATGTCGCACGACGATATAGACACCTTGAAGCGCTTTTCCACCGAAGCCTGTCGCGACCAGTTTGCCGTGGCCTCCGACCCCAAGGCGACCACCATCAAGGCCTATGACGCAGCGGCTGCGGCCAGCCCCGAGCGGGCCGACCGCATCTCCTATGTGATAGGCCAGGATGGCAAGGTGAAGTTTGCGCATACCAGCGCAGACCCGCTGGAGCATGTGGCGCAGACCCAGGCTGCCGTCAAGCGACTGGCCGGCAAATGACGGCCGGCCCCGGTTGGCAGCGCTACTGCGCCAGCCAGTTACCTATGGTGTCGCTGAAGGCCTTGTCAAAGCGGCTATAGATATCGGCACCGCCTTTCACCGAGCAGGCACTGCTGCCGCCGGACAAAGCGCCGACCACGCGGCCGTTGACAAACAGAGGCGAGCCGCTGCTGCCGCGCTCGGTAATGCCTTTGCTCCAGACTACGTCCAGAAAATTGCTTTGGGCATTCCCGTCACTGCAGCTCACGCTACCGCCGCTCACCGTGCAGTTGCGGTAGCTCTGCGCCTGGCCTTCGGCATATTTGAGCCAATCGCCTTGCGGCTGGTGCAGGGTATAGACAGCAGCGCCCTTCGCGGTCGGTCCGCGTGCATCCCAGCCGGCCAGGGTCACACCGGCCGGTGGGGCTTCATTGAGCAGCAGCAGCGTGGCATCGGTCACCGAGGTGGCATAGAGCAGCCTGGCGCCTCGCTGGCGTGTGGCAGCCTGGGGATGGGGCTCGACACTGTTGCAACTGGCTGAGCGAAAGAACCAGTCCGTGCGCAGCGAGCTGGCTGCAGCCTGCGTGG encodes:
- a CDS encoding peroxiredoxin, whose product is MPTSSLRTLVCTAALLCTATVQAALKVGDVAPTFRAPAAVAGKAFDFDMAAALKKGPVVLYFFPKAFTQGCTLEAHAFAEATPRFAAMGATVVGMSHDDIDTLKRFSTEACRDQFAVASDPKATTIKAYDAAAAASPERADRISYVIGQDGKVKFAHTSADPLEHVAQTQAAVKRLAGK
- the ruvB gene encoding Holliday junction branch migration DNA helicase RuvB — translated: MTIHVDEFAASPAPGQPARKARGEAGDPSAAAPRMVSAGHSSVGEEALERALRPKLLDEYVGQTKAREQLEIFIGAAKKRSEALDHVLLFGPPGLGKTTLSHIIAAELGVNLRQTSGPVLEKPKDLAALLTNLEANDVLFIDEIHRLSPVVEEILYPALEDYQIDIMIGEGPAARSIKLDLQPFTLVGATTRAGMLTNPLRDRFGIVARLEFYTSEELSRIVRRSAGLLKAPIDDEGCFEIARRSRGTPRIANRLLRRVRDYADVKSDGRITREIADLALAMLDVDPQGFDVMDRKLLEAVVHRFDGGPVGLDNIAASIGEESGTIEDVIEPYLIQQGFLQRTPRGRMATKAAYLHLGLPAPGDDAST
- a CDS encoding MgtC/SapB family protein — translated: MQSLQSFQLAATMNTVLCLFVAFVCGGIIGLERQIRQRTAGLRTNTLVALGAAVFVDLAMRLAGAEGATRVISYVVSGVGFLGAGAIMKEGANITGLNTAATLWGSAAVGACAGSGLLPEAGIATLFVLASNTLLRPVVNYINRHPVAEHAGEATYYFYAICQQDAQADVREQIQELLEAANYPVRTVEKHDIQPNKTEIEAELFATAVHAQELDQVITQIEALPGVLQAFWSAGPQNN
- a CDS encoding lysoplasmalogenase family protein, producing the protein MLTPSQVIVLATPVFFGLIAIEWWISLRRGRNAYALADAISSLNLGVLSQTSAVFTKLLTLGIYTAIASHAALWINDAFWLSLPGWLLALVFYDFCYYWLHRMGHEVGALWAAHAVHHQSQAYNLSTALRQTSSGALLGWIFYLPMALAGVPPLVFAVVGLIDLLYQFWVHTEQVKKLGWFDRWFCSPSNHRVHHAVNDRYLDRNYGGIFIFWDRLFGTFKAEDEREPCVYGTRGLLNSWDPLWANTTVYRQLAHDSWHARNWADKLRIWLKPPGWRPADVAQRFPKPAFDLDAHRTLFAPAMSQRLRWFASLQFVVLVAGTSFFLWNADQSPLANNLIWFGVLLTSQWALGAVMQARIGAWMALMLQSGALATATAALGWQEWHWLFKPATMVFTIFYVATYAEFEKGTAQKHSKSAKHWLLAALALSMLGDVFLMLDGLFIPGLVSFLLAHLCYIALFKQNAPWFANRRAMVLIGLIALTMYGYLWQGGLPAELRIPVLAYVGVIATMAAQAWGCYRVQPNRGTLLVALGASFFMLSDSILAINRFVQPLPWSAIWVLSSYYLAQALIVQGSLKRRDSTSSSEEAGSISTGMASPSGLT
- the mgtA gene encoding magnesium-translocating P-type ATPase; this encodes MRILKNLFHAFLRSRRFAGLFERHLMPGRGPLPDESIPQELNRGLQHAAQSDAAQLLTQLDSSTKGLTHSQAQYLLSQLGPNEVAHEKPLPAWLHLWHCYKNPFNLLLTVLAIVSYVTEDEKATVVIGSMVLLSTLLRFVQEGKSNRAAARLQALVSNKATVRRRADDPATPAVFQDSGLNPDAQTHEIPLRDMVPGDVVVLSAGDMIPADCRVLSAKDLFVSQAAMTGESLPVEKFATVGDSGQAASVLEAGNLLFMGSNVVSGAATALVIATGNHTYFGTLATRVTHSDRAPTAFEKGVNSVSWLLIRFAAVMVPVVLFINGYTKGDWGEAFLFALSVAVGLTPEMLPMIVTTTLAKGAVALSRQKVVVKRLDAIQNFGAMDVLCTDKTGTLTQDRIALERHTDVLGQPSDEVLQFAYLNSYYQTGLKNLLDHAVLEHVELQPQLHVSEDYRKVDEIPFDFQRRRMSVVVAERNHHHELICKGAVEEILQVCTRLRQGDALLELTPERRSQVLAVTEGLNHEGLRVVAVAMKEVPPDKNTYGIGDEAELTLIGYVAFLDPPKESTPAAIAALLQHGVAVKVLTGDNELVARKVCRDVGLQVDSVLLGSTIEAMDEATLRSVVDQQVLFAKLTPLHKERIVQALRANGHITGFMGDGINDAPALRAADIGISVDSAVDIAKEAADIILLEKSLLVLEQGVVEGRRTFSNMLKYIRMTASSNFGNVFSVLIASAFIPFLPMLPMQLLMQNLLYDISQIAIPFDHVDEELVARPLHWNPQDLGRFMMFFGPISSLFDVTTFALMWWVFHANTPEQQTLFQSGWFVVGLLTQTLIVHMIRTPKIAFVQSRASWPLLIMTGVIMAIGIFLPMGPLASYFKLQTLPASYFLWLLVILLAYAALTTLAKRYYIRRFGWQ